From Elusimicrobiota bacterium:
ATTTCTCCTTTTACTCTTTGTTTTGGAAAAACAAAACAGAAAAAATTTTTATATTGCCCGACGCTGATGTATAGACCAATGTAAGCATTTGCTTACATTTTTCTTTTTGCCTTTGCCAGAGTAAATTATATATTGAACCATTTTTTGCTTTCTGCTCAATGTATGGTGTCCTGCTTAAAATAATGTAGCCAACTTTGTTATCAGCCAAAATCTTTTGTGCTTTACTAATATCCGTTTCAAGAAAGAACTTTTCAAGAGTAATAAGCCCCTGTGGTTCAAGATGCATATTCGTTGCTATAGTTGGTCTTTTGGCAACATAGACGATAGCATTGCCGTATTCAGAAGCAGATGGCAATACGCCATATTTGAGATTACTTCTGGAAATGTTTTCTGAATTTTCTTTCAGCCATAAAAGCGCCTGATAATATACTTTGAAATCGTCGCCCCCTTTTTTGGTTATTTTATGAATACCATAACTGTAAAAACTAAAAACTAAAATTCCAGGAATTACAATTAGCAATTTTGAGCCTTTCTGTGAAATTTTATTTTGAAACAATCGCTCAAAAATATAGGCGACTAAAATTGCAAGGTTTATTGAAAATATACCTGAAAACCTTGGCCGTATCAAAGTTAAAATCCCGAATATAACAGTTGAGACCAAAAAAACTATTTTGTAAATTTTCGGATTTATTATTATTTCGTTGATGAATAAAATCAGTCCGTAAAAGACAACAAAAATTATAATCCCGACAAAAATATATTCTAAAAAGCCCGACGAGTTAGTGATAAACGGTTCAAACTCGCCAAAATCTTTAAAAAACTGTGGTGGTCTGTTACTTAAGAAATTGATACCTGCCAGAATACCGCCTATAAATCCGCCAGAAAGAATCAGTGTAGATGAAATCAAAAAAAACGCAAAAATACCAGCAGCGAATAAAATCCTTCTACTTTTTGGAAAAACAAGATAACCCTGGATAAAATAAAAAACTAAAAACAATACTAAAAAAAACCAGATTGTATAAGGTTGTAAAAGCGAGATTGTGTCAAACGAAACCGGATAAACTTTTTTCCAGTATGGGTTCCTTAAAAGCATCACGCCGGGCAATGCAGTTGCAAAAGTTATTACTGCCGAATAAAAAATTCTGGTTGAACATTGTTTTCGTATAGTATCGCATATAAATTGCAAAATTATTGAGATGCCCAAAATTAAGACAAAAATTGTTGAACCAATCCAGGTTCCTATTGCTAAAAAAATAGTTACACCAGCCAAAAAAGCATACAAAATATGTTTCTGACAGGCGAGTATAAAAAACAAGATAATCAGAATATACAAAAACGGTTCTGCAAGATGATGGTCAAATCTTGCAAAAGTTGTGTATAGAATATGGAATGGCATCAGTGAAAAAATTACAGCAGTTAGAAGCGAATTTTTTTCAGATAGAATATTTTTAGAAAAGTGATAGACGGGCAAAATGGTGAGCCCACCGATAAGTGGTGGCAACACTGCGCAAGTCCATTCAACAAGTTTTACAGATGGGAATCCCAATCCTAAAATCAGACATAAAAAGGCAATCAGCCAATCAAAAACTGGTGGCCAGAAATGATGCGTTCCATATGGAAAATTAAGAAACGGCTCAAAGCCAGTCAGCCTTGGAAAATTTTGTATAGCTGATTGGACTCTTAAAATATGGCAGTATGGGTCTGAATCGCCAGTAAAAAAAAGAATTTGATTCCTGTAAAGTTGATTAAATATATTTGAAAACCGTAAAAAAAAGGCAGAAAAAAATACCAGTAATAAAATTTTTTTACTATTCATCTATTGATATTCATCAATTAGTCCAATTGGACTAATTGGTTTTTTCCAGTTTTTTCACAAGCGAGTATAAACTTTTATTAACGGGAACTGGAATTTTTAGTTTTTCTGCAATTTTTATAACCGCACCGTTAATAAATTCAATTTCTGTTTTTTTGTTTGCCCGAACATCTGCAAGCATTGAGTTCATATTTTTGGAAGTTGCTTTACACACCTGCTCAATTTTTTCACAACAATCAGAAAACAGGATTGGAATATCAACTGCTTTTGCAACCTGCATTACTTCTTTACCAGATTCAATCGCTACCTCATACAGATTTCTGTATTTAAGGATATCGCCATTTTTTACGCCTGAAATTGCAGTCACCGGGTTTATAGCACAATTCAAAACCAGTTTTGACCAGATTGCAGATTCAATACTGTTGGTAATTTTTGTTTTCAGCCCGCAGTGATTAAAAATATTAGCAATCTCTTTAGCAATTTTAGTATCCCCACACTCCACCCCGCCACACCCTTCAATAATTGTTTCACCTTTACCTGTATGGATAGCGAACCCGGTGGTTTTTAATATAGATGCTTCGGATGTTACTCCACGAACGATTCTGGTTTTAGGAATAACTCGGTTGATAATTTCATAATTACCTAACCCGTTTTGGAGTGTTAGAACAAAAGTATCTTTGCCAACTATCTGTTTGAGTATTGGTAATACTGAAATGGTATCATATGATTTAACTAAAACGATTACGAGGCGATGGATATTTAGATTTGTTTTTAGCGGGATGGTACTAACTTTGATTTTTGAAGGTTGAATATAGCAGTTTGAGATACCGGAGATATGAATACCAGTGGTTTTAATTACCGTTTCAGTATTTTTATTTTTTACAAGTAGTGAGACATTATTTTCACCTTTTGCCAGAAGTCCAGCAAAAAGCGTACCCATCGCACCTGCACCGATAATACAGATATTCATTTTCTGAAACGCAGATTCTACAGATTTTAACAACGATTCCGCAGATAGTATTTATCGTCTATAACAGGCAATAAATTTTGCGATTGATCTGTCGTATGTTCGTTCAGCTTCTTTCGGAAAAAAACAGCCTGGAAGTTCGCCGTTTTTCAAATGGTATGAAACACATTCACAGCAGATTCCCTTCCTTGAACAGGGCTGATAGGTACAGGTACATTTTGTTAAATTTCTGTCAATATTACAATTACGCATTTCCAAACTCCACTTTCTGTTCCTGAATAACAGGAACCTTTATCTCACCAAATTTGTCCTCATATTTTCGCAGGTTATCCATAAGTGCTTGAAGAAATTTTTTAGTATGTATTGGTGACGAGATTATTCGTGCGCGCAGTTTCGCTTTCGGTTGCTGTGGCTGAACATAAATAAAATCAAGCGTGAACTCGGTTTCATTATGTGTAATAAATGCAAGGTTTGTATAGATACCCTGAGCAGTTGTATCATCAATCTCAATCTGAACCTGAACAGGTTTTTGAAGATTTTCTTCCGGCATGGTTTTCACCTCCTTAAAGTTTTTTCCCCATTTTGTATAAATATGTTTTCCTTTTTTATATCTTTTTGGTTCGGGCATAAAATTCCGTCGGTCTTTTAGAACGTAATCCAAAATAGTATTCAATAAATTCAACTGTTCTTTTTGCCGCAAGACCATCACCGTAAGGATTGACACTTTTTGCAATGTTAGTATATGCCTGTTTATCTGTAATCAGTTTTTTTGTCTGATTAAAAATTTTGGTTGTCTCTGTCCCGACAAGTTTTACAGTGCCTGCCTTTACTGCTTCAGGTCGTTCTGTCACTTTTCGCATCACAAGCACCGGTTTCCCTAAAGAAGGCGCTTCTTCCTGCAACCCACCTGAATCGGTAAGAATAAGATATGAGATATTCATCAGATTTGCAAAATCAGGATAGTTAAGCGGCTCTGTAAGATACACATTTTTGAGGCTACCGAGAATATTTTTTACTGGTATTTTGATATTCGGGTTTGGATGGACAGGATAGATAATTTTATATTCTGGGAATGTTTCTGATGTTTTTTTAAGTGCATAGCAGATATTTTTTATCGGCTGACCGAAATTTTCGCGACGATGCGCCGTGACTAAAATCAGATTGGAGATTGGAGATTGGAGATTGGAGATTTTTCTTAAAGTTGGGTTTTGGAATTTATGCTTTTTTTCCAGAATTAAATAAAGCGCATCTATGACGGTATTTCCTGTTACAAAAATATTTTTTGAGTTTATATCTTCTTTAAGCAATGCTTTTTTAGCGGTTTCAGTCGGACAAAAATGTATATCGCAAAGAGCATCAGTTAAAAGCCGATTTATTTCTTCAGGATATGGATTAAACTTATCATATGAACGCAGTCCTGCTTCAACATGCCCGACAGGAATTTTCAGATAATAAGCTGAAAGTGCCGCGGCAAATGTAGTTGTAGTGTCTCCGTGAACCAGCATCATGTCAGGTTTTTCGTTGTAA
This genomic window contains:
- a CDS encoding STT3 domain-containing protein, encoding MNSKKILLLVFFSAFFLRFSNIFNQLYRNQILFFTGDSDPYCHILRVQSAIQNFPRLTGFEPFLNFPYGTHHFWPPVFDWLIAFLCLILGLGFPSVKLVEWTCAVLPPLIGGLTILPVYHFSKNILSEKNSLLTAVIFSLMPFHILYTTFARFDHHLAEPFLYILIILFFILACQKHILYAFLAGVTIFLAIGTWIGSTIFVLILGISIILQFICDTIRKQCSTRIFYSAVITFATALPGVMLLRNPYWKKVYPVSFDTISLLQPYTIWFFLVLFLVFYFIQGYLVFPKSRRILFAAGIFAFFLISSTLILSGGFIGGILAGINFLSNRPPQFFKDFGEFEPFITNSSGFLEYIFVGIIIFVVFYGLILFINEIIINPKIYKIVFLVSTVIFGILTLIRPRFSGIFSINLAILVAYIFERLFQNKISQKGSKLLIVIPGILVFSFYSYGIHKITKKGGDDFKVYYQALLWLKENSENISRSNLKYGVLPSASEYGNAIVYVAKRPTIATNMHLEPQGLITLEKFFLETDISKAQKILADNKVGYIILSRTPYIEQKAKNGSIYNLLWQRQKEKCKQMLTLVYTSASGNIKIFSVLFFQNKE
- a CDS encoding 2-dehydropantoate 2-reductase — protein: MNICIIGAGAMGTLFAGLLAKGENNVSLLVKNKNTETVIKTTGIHISGISNCYIQPSKIKVSTIPLKTNLNIHRLVIVLVKSYDTISVLPILKQIVGKDTFVLTLQNGLGNYEIINRVIPKTRIVRGVTSEASILKTTGFAIHTGKGETIIEGCGGVECGDTKIAKEIANIFNHCGLKTKITNSIESAIWSKLVLNCAINPVTAISGVKNGDILKYRNLYEVAIESGKEVMQVAKAVDIPILFSDCCEKIEQVCKATSKNMNSMLADVRANKKTEIEFINGAVIKIAEKLKIPVPVNKSLYSLVKKLEKTN
- a CDS encoding DUF6485 family protein, giving the protein MRNCNIDRNLTKCTCTYQPCSRKGICCECVSYHLKNGELPGCFFPKEAERTYDRSIAKFIACYRR
- a CDS encoding DUF3467 domain-containing protein — its product is MPEPKRYKKGKHIYTKWGKNFKEVKTMPEENLQKPVQVQIEIDDTTAQGIYTNLAFITHNETEFTLDFIYVQPQQPKAKLRARIISSPIHTKKFLQALMDNLRKYEDKFGEIKVPVIQEQKVEFGNA
- the wecB gene encoding UDP-N-acetylglucosamine 2-epimerase (non-hydrolyzing), giving the protein MKKILCVFGTRPEAIKMAPVIKEVRIKKPELRIKVCVTAQHRNLLDDVLDIFSIKPDYDLNIMIENQSLFYVTTTAITRLQNVLYNEKPDMMLVHGDTTTTFAAALSAYYLKIPVGHVEAGLRSYDKFNPYPEEINRLLTDALCDIHFCPTETAKKALLKEDINSKNIFVTGNTVIDALYLILEKKHKFQNPTLRKISNLQSPISNLILVTAHRRENFGQPIKNICYALKKTSETFPEYKIIYPVHPNPNIKIPVKNILGSLKNVYLTEPLNYPDFANLMNISYLILTDSGGLQEEAPSLGKPVLVMRKVTERPEAVKAGTVKLVGTETTKIFNQTKKLITDKQAYTNIAKSVNPYGDGLAAKRTVEFIEYYFGLRSKRPTEFYARTKKI